The Ptychodera flava strain L36383 chromosome 14, AS_Pfla_20210202, whole genome shotgun sequence genome segment TGACTGTCCAATGCAGAACCATTGGATTTCTATGGTAGTATGGACTGACTGACCAGTGTAAGGCGAGAACCGTTTTATTACTGACTGTCCAATGAAGAACCGTTGGATTTCTGAGGTGGTATGGACTGACTGACCAATGTAAGGGAGAACCGTTTATTACTGACTGTCCAATGCAGAACCATTGGATTTCTGAGGTGGTATGGACTGACTGACCAATGTAAGGGGAGAACCGTTTTATTACTGACTGTCCAATGCAGAACCATTGGATTTCTGAGGTGGTATGGACTGACTGACCAATGTAAGGGGAGAACCGTTTTATTACTGACTGTCCAATGCAGAACCATTGGATTTCTGAGGTGGTACGGACTTACTGACCAATGTAAGGGGAGAACCGTTTTATTACTGACTGTCCAATGCAGAGCCATTGGATTTCTGAGGTGGTATGGACTGACTGACCAATGTAAGGGGAGAATCGTTTTATTACTGACTGTCCAATGCAGAACCATTGGATTTCTGAGGTGGTATGGACTGACTGACCAATGTAAGGGGAGAACCGTTTTATTACTGACTGTCCAATGCAGAACCATTGGATTTCTGAGGTGGTGTGCACTGACTGACCAATGTAAGGGGAGAACCGTTTTATTACTGACTGTCCAATGCAGAACCGTTGGATTTCTGAGATGGTATGGACTGACTGACCAATGTAAGGGGAGAACCGTTTTATTACTGACTGTCCAATGCAGAACCATTGGATTTCTGAGGTGGTATGGACTGACTGACCAATGTAGAACCATTGTATTTCTGAGAAGGTATGGAGAAGATTGGGAATAAAATACATAGGCAGTGaaggaaaacaaataatttgattCCATAACAGCTTGAGAAAACTTGAATAGTTCAAACAGAAGTTAAAAATTGTCGCAATATGCctgaaattagcaaaattttgtAAGTCTGATTTTCTCACTATCTGGAGAATGCATGCTGTAACATACAATGCTTTTGTTGCCATGTCAATCCCTGGAAACAGATCTCGGGGTTTATGTTGgcatataataacatttacacaatctatatttaaatatattggTTTATTCTGTGAATAGCCCTATAatagtgaaaatttaaaaacacatgaCAGGATTCGGTAAACtattgttaaagggacaaagtcggccatttttcatcatttttgtttgatgcgagattcTATTCgcattgtttgatatgttgaaatatacagaatgaatgggtgaccatgcatatattcgatcccggttttagacatgatcaatgaaaccatggcgaaaatgaattaatggtcatgaccattaattcattttcgccatggtttcatgtatcgtgtctaaaaccggggtcgaatacacgcatggtcacccattcatttagtatctttcaacatatcaaacaatataaattgtaTCTCgcattaaacaaaattcatgaaaaatggccgactttgtccctttaaaggcaATGTATCATTCTCTTAATGCTGTATCAAATATTGCAACCAGTCACATTACACATGCAAGATATTTTCTTCTAGCTCCTGGTTCTATTGTGACCATGGTGACAGTTCGAAGGAAAGCAACTCCCAAATCAGTCTGctctttatcaatattttacacaagTTATCTCATGTACATAAAACTGAAGGAACAGAAATACGGATCATGAACATCTATTGAATGTAGAACACTACATAGTTTCGGCAATGATGTGTAGGCATAGTTATGAATAAGTAACCTAGAAAAAATGATGAATGTATATATTCATTTGCCAGATTTAAGAAGTATTATGGAAAAGGAATCTGAGGACATTTTCTTTGTGGAAAAGGTTGAACATCCAAACGAAAATATAGCCTTACCAAAATTTGTAGAGTTATGATTCCATTGCAGAAAACCAAGAAATTCTAGCGTCAAAGTCATTATGAGAATTAAAACACGGCTGTAAAATTTGTGTGAGTCATCAGCTTGGAATTTGAGTCCGTTGAAGATGAGGAACAGCCATACCCATTTGATACACATCATCTAAATCCAGTAAATTTTTTGATCAggtttgaaaatgcaaaatgacttccattactgttatatcatagtatctttaatatatgatataagctttgtcaactttggtcaagtcaatcttgatatacatatatccATATAGGAAAGTcggttaaatatgcaaattagtaattagctgatttaaaaatgcaaaatgaaattttggagtgtaACTGTTTATCGTGAAGCATCTTGGAAGGGTGACTATTTTTTTATgcagttttcatttttaaaaacacCAACACCCCCTGATTTATATCCGGCCCTAACGTTCACAACTGGTTGTGACCAGCGGGGGGTTGTGATGTTgacaaattgaaataaaatctaACACCATCAGGCAACCAATCATCACACAGACCCGACTTGCCAACTCCAAAACAACTCAAATAAATGTTTCCTGTCGTCTGTCATCGACATTTCGATGAACTGGAGATGTTCTTGGTCTAACGCGATGTCGAGCGTTATTGACAGATGTCGGAGGGCCACTAAAAGCTCCCACCAACAACGGCATTGCACATGCCGAGTCTGTGTTGCAAGCTTTACTATCATAGATTAGATTCGTCATCTCTTTTGCACGTCTACCACGGTTCTGTGTCCCCTTTACTGATTGGATAGCTCCTCTCGATGGTAAATCTTCATTTCGTGATGGAATTTCGCTTCGGCAGCTATTCTCTTGAGCCGTCGGCATGGTAACGCTCAGAGGAGCAGCATTGTGTGTCAAATCACCCAGTGAAAAGATTGGACGAGTTCGGGGGTTTTTAACTGGTGATAACAAGTTATCTGTCCAAGGTTTGCCGGTCATTTGAAGATGAGGTGTCCGACATATGAGTTGGGTGGTAGACTTTGATGTGGATTCCGTGGAAGTTAATTGATTAGCGTCGACCTGCGGTATCGATATCGTCGATGAGTCTGCAGATGTCGGAGTCATTGCTGCTACCAGTGAACTGAACTCCGGCAGCGAGTTACTCTTGACGCCACCGGGTGGGCAAAATGATGCAGTTGCCATGGGAATGGTTGTGTTTCGAACGGTTATTAATGGAACGAACGGGATCTGTGGAACCTGAATGTAGGCAGGGGCGAACACTGATGACGTCAACTCACCAATTTGAAGCTTAATATTTGGCTTACTGGAGATGATATCCAACATTTCCAAAACTTTTTTCTGCAGTTTAAAATCCACCACAAATCCTAACTCTGGCTCTACCATGTGTTCCTGCAGACATGAATTCACGTCTCGTTTAACTTGAACTATTCTGCAGACAGATCATAAAATGTGTTTATAGGTGAGTTATTTTGCCAATGGTGAAGTCAACAGCCAAGTTGAACCCGGTGATAATCGAAAATGTCCTCACAGCTGAGCAGGATCGAATGCCACAACTAATCAGACACGGGGTTGTCACTGACTTCATGGTCATTTCTCAGAAATGAGCGACTTAGATGACATCGCTATTTTTTAGTACAGCTAGCTGTGCACGAGATTTTAAGGACCAGATCAACAGGGTAAAATAGGCTGCGAAATTATATGctgaaatattaaaggattcaaTGACTTTCATTGGGTGTGATTTATTAAGGATACCATGACTTTCATTGGGTGTGATTTATTAAGGATACCATGACTTTCATTGGGTGTGATTTATTAAGGATACCATGACTTTCATTGGGTGTGATTTATTCTACTTACCGATTCTTCAATGTCTGCAAATTCTAGAATGCAGGGAAAATTATAAATTGAAATCAGTGTGTTTAATGCATAAAAAACATCGTTACATATGTCGTTGTCGTGTTTTTTAATCCATATAATAATATATCGTtgttaaaaattacaaacattgaTTATTGCGAAGCCGGGCTGAAATATATCACGGGGCGCCTAAATTACCATGGTGATATTTCCTTTGGAAAGTTGACGTTGATCACTGTTGCATGGTCACAAATGACATTAGACATTCTAATTACTGAAGGAACGATTAAAATCTAGATATcagtttgtgaaatatgacgatGTGATTCTAGCAAGATCCCTACCTGTATTAGTGAATCATTGTCGTAGTTTTCAACtatatcttcaatatgcaaagCAGTATTCAAACCCTCGTCCAGCAGCCTCTTTCCCATTTTAATTTGGTTATTAACCAGTACCAACTTTTCACGTTCTTGCTTGGTTATCTTCTCTATCAAAACGTTTTGGCGCTGTTTAATCGTTGATATCAAAGATTCTATTTCACTGTTCACGAGTTGTGTGCATTTTCTTGCATTGTCCTAGTAAAGTGAGTGTAGGCACGAGGAAAGTTTCAGAGACCGAGAAACACTTATCTTACAACTAGACATTTGTGATAATTCGTTTGCCTGACCCTGTCACTTTCACTGAATCTTTGATACTGGATTTTAACACGTAAGATAATTTCAGTCGGCATTTCATCATGATAACATGCAAGGCGTTTGATTAGGTAGAATAAGATGTTTAGATTGTGATTGACTGAGCTTGTTGGGTAAGATAGATCTAGAAAAAACGGGTGTTTCGATGTGAACTTGTTTCCAACCTACCCTAATCAGAGATCGAAGGTTGTCCATTTCCTCTATAAAGTCTTCCATTTCATTATTCGCGATGCACAGTTCATCAATTTCTGTTATCAGTGTTTCCTGTTGGAATATAAAGTCAATGTTGTGACAAAGTGACATGTAGTAATGGCTGTACATGGAAAACTGTAGACAGTAGAAGGGGAAGAACTGTCTATGTGTAAACGAACTCCTGACGTGTTCCGaatatatattgtttatttaCTGACATAGAATTGTTAAGCTTATACCGGTTGTTGTACACCAGGCGATATATCGCAAGGTATGTTACGCTTAACTGAGAAGATCTGCATCAACTTCAATAAAACCGCCAGATGTGTAAACCACAGCAAATTCGTATAATTTATGCAATTATGCAGTCTTTGTCACgggcattttcagttcaaatCTGACCATAGCTGGCTAAACTGCAGAAGTTTAGATCACACTCGTACATGACGACCAGTTCTAATTCAGTATTCAGATCCATTTACGTATAGTATATTTTGATTAATCATTACATTTAGAAGCAATCTTTGTTAAACCATTTCTGTTCAAAAAACTGCTTTGATTTTTCAACAATGCCCATAGGATCAAATGACAAAGCACTCTTCACTTTAAGCCATACCGTGAAGAAACATAAATTGGAGAAATCTATAAACTTCGTTCACACAGGTAATACCTGAAAATGGACTTTCTGTTGTTTGTGTGGCCATTGGTGTAGACCATAATGACATTACATGTGTAATTCAGATCAATCAATTCAACATTACATCATCACGTAACTAAAATAgctatgaatatgcaaatacgcCAAAAATTCTTGGGCGCTTGGCCTGAAAATAAATTAGATAATTTTATGATCTATATTTGACACACTAAACGTTGAATACCTTTTCCTGCTGCAATGATTTCATTTGTTGTCCATCTCTATTGCTGGTTTCAGTCGATGAATCGAGTAGGAGTTCGCTATTTACGCATCCGTCACCGCCAACGGCCACATCAACAGTTTTCCCCATTCTATACCCATGTGTGTTATCCTTTCTTGCAGCGACAAATCGATCTATGATATTTTGCAAGCGCACGTTCCTTCTCAAAGAGTCTATTCCTCTTCCGTCAACTTCAACCTTTTCACGACACTCAGGGCAGCGAAACGCTCGTGGTCTTCTCCCCCGAATCACTGCCTGGGAGTGTAGCAGATTTTCGGCACATCTCCGACACAGATCGTGTTCACAGGGCAGTTTAAGAGGCTGGTTGAATATTTCCATACATATTGGACACGTCAGCTCGCACTCTAATCCCTCAGTTGTAGTCCTACCTTTTAAGTTCAAATTTGCTGCCGCCATCATTTATATCTCTACGAATTGTAATACGCAACCGACGGTATTACGACATATCAAgatatttttacatcaaaagttcaaatacGACCTGCATGTAGCATCATGAGCTCACTGTCCATTATAACAGTGGCAACAGTGTAGGCCTAATCATGGTCGGGCTGATATTAGTATACTGCAACAGCAGTGGCTCGTGTGACAGATGTTCTCTAGCGTTAATGTTTGCGTTCTTAACGCCAATAGTATATTATCGAAACTGTAAACCATATTTACCAGTACGAATAAGTGATAAAAGAAAAGACGCTTGGGTAATTTACGAGCAGCGTAGAATTGCGCAACACCAGAAAACTCGTTAAGAAATAGcgatgttttctttttttcagctACTTTGTACCTTTTTTAtaccttttttgtattttctccAAAAGAGCGCGATAGTTAAGATTGCAATCAAGTCATATTTCGGGAATAAATTTCGACTAAAACgattgtaaattttaaattcGCAGATGTACACGTCAAGTCCTCAACGGTGGGCATTCAGAAGTAGCTTTGAGACAAAGAAAAAATTTGGAATTCAAGGTTTACATTCATTATTGTCTTGGTATCGAATCGAAATTTTCAAGAATAGTCGTTTTTGCATGAAGTCCGTACTTTTGTCTACTTTGACGAATATGATAATAACGATGGAGGCTCAGTCGCTGTGATGGCAAAGCCCGCTGTATGGAACGTCTCTAGTATCCATACAGGGGctcgatgtatcgaaccacaagcgactgcgGATAGAGGTCGCGTGGAAAAATTGTGCTTTGCCTTGTTGAAATGATTACAAGACACTCTACAATAACGGCTTGGTTGTATCTGTCTTAGTCTCGGTTTAATACCCAGACCGCTCTGCGAGACCCTCATCCTATTttgtgagcagcgcagccagcgatAGAAATGGGACAGGCACAGGACCAGCCCGGACTCGACTTGCCGTCCTTTAATACACACGTACAGTGACTGGTGGGGCTATCGAATGAGAGTCCCGTACTACGGGTAGTGCAGTCTGGGTGAGCGAGACTACTAGTATATCGTCCATAATCAAAATTACTGTCAAGCTTTTCGAGTAAAGTTTATAATAGACGGGTTACTCAAATAAAATGTCATCGGAAAAGACAGGTTTTTTTATTTAGCTGGTATTAATCATAAACAGCGGCATTATAACGTTAAAAAAACTCGTGTACTACATTATTGATGTGGATTGATTTGGATATACGGATAAGTATTATATACTATAAAGTGGattttttgtaaagataatgaaataaatttaaacatttatcaaattatattagacaaaatgttacaaagagagacattaaatacatcaaataaataaacCGGAAATATGTtcgaaaattaatatttaaaattgtaaaacgTACTTAATATTTCACTCTCGCTCACCTTTTCCCACAAATTTACTCTTGGCAAGTTTCGACATGTAAATGTAGCTCTTAATGGCTTGACAAAGCGTTGAGTAATGATATTGGGTATCTATTGAAATCTATAGCCTTCGCATGAAACGATGGATTCTATTTTGTTAAAGGCCTGTGTCATGCATgcatcagattgtcttgccaggaaatttacttgctagattacaatttcaatggagaaGTAAAGGCCATAAcaactccataatcctcttacagacttgaacaaacttgatcACTGGGATCGAGTCCCCTACATTCAATAGGTAAATAAAGTTAATTTTCTAACAGCCAATCTGACAGTGTATGTATATCATGATGATATCAAATTTATTGTTTCCTAGTCGGCCAACATTGCTAATCGGAGTTGATTTTCACAATTCGTTCCCACAATGAGTAGATGGCGAGTTGATATTACCGGTATCAACAATCTAATACGAGTAGACTGCTATTTACCTATATTAGtgtcagttttatttttccttgtAAGCAGTTCAGCTCTCGTTCCTCCCAAAATCATTCATCCCCGAAAGAAAACTTCGTTTTCATCATTTACTTATTAGTTAAGAAGATCTTAAGATATACTGTTGAAAAATGGATTAGATATCGTTAAAAATTCATTCGTCCCTGCAGAAGAAAGGTACACTCAGGTCTGTCTTTATGGTCAGGGTTCCATCTTTGCAGATATAGAATGCTGGAGTGATAGGCCCAGGTCCAAAGGGTACATCGGACCATTTGTGTAGGAGAAACTTTCTCGGTGGATCATAGAAAGCCAGCACTTTGTTGTTCAGGTCAAGATACACCCCAATACTCATTGGATCATCAAAGACACGTATGCTCTCCTCTAACCCATCATGTAAGGCTTTAAATGATCCGTAATTGTTTCTTAGACACCAAGAAAATTTGTTTGAACCGAGTTGTTCTTttctgtttatatttgaattgctGATAACACCAACACGATATTGAACACAGTCCTTCACTGTTGCTTCCCAGTAACATATACCTCCGTATATTTCTCTATCAGCAAGGACGCAGGGATTTATCGCTCCAACAAAGCGTCGATCACAGTTACTGACTCTTCGATTTCTGGCGCCAAGGGCATCCCACTTGACTGTCAAGTTCTTATTAGTTAGCTTCAGATCCCGATGAGCTGTGTCTGGGTCAAGGGAGAACGATATCTTGGAGTAACCTGAAACATATGATGAAAATACGTCACGTAGTGAGAACCGACGAGGGAGGCAAAGTCAACTGTTTACATTCAATAActcctatttatttattttatttaactcgtatttatttatttatttattgatttatttatttattttatttgtttgtttgtttgtttgtttagttatttgtttgtttgtttgtttattcacaTTAAAGGATAAGCATTTACAGATACCAATAAGGTGAAAGTTTTCCTATTGGGCCTTAATCTTCCATGGGTcctacaaaattcataaaagagcTGTACAGATCagaaaaactaataaaatcactaaaaaGTATGGTCTGAAATTTGGATTTCAGGATCCATTCAATAGAACACTGATTCCATACGAAGCTCACCTCCGGATCTTGTTTGCTGGCCGGTTTGTGAACCATTTTTTGCGACTGAATCTGTACTGTGCTGGTTGTCATGGATACCGCGACGACAGAAGTTTAGGTTTTTCAACGATGTTTTCACGAGATTAAAGTTGAACTCGTACTGCAGATCTCGAGGAATACATCTCGTCTCCCACTCTCCTAAACTTACGTTGATATCATTTGTTGCCGCTGAAATactatcaaaaaatcaaaatatatacaaCGAGACATGTTTATCTAGTCAGCTGGAGCAGGGTAGAAGATGAAAGTCGGATTATCACCAACAGGCTGTATGTGAGCATGTGCATAAGAAAATCACACCTTAAAATTGGACGTATTTATTGCCGCCATCATTAGAGTAtggaaaatattgtcattacCACCACTAGTTGCACTATCATTGTCATTACCACCACTAGTTGCACTATCATTGTCATTACCACCACTAGTTGCACTATCATTGTCATTACCACCACTAGTTGCACTATCATTGTCATTACCACCACTAGTTGCACTATCATTGTCAAAGAAATAAATGCAGTTACCTTACCTTTCCTTCACATCCTTGTATTGCTGTCAATTTGAATCGAGAGCAAACACATTAATATTATTATAGTCGGTTTAATTCAAAAGTCTCTTACATAAAGAATACTTCTTCATAAGAACAGTCACAGTAGCTGAAATAAACCATGTGATTCACTAGGACACCCGTAGAACACTTGGATACACCTCATAGATTGGAAATCGATGTTTGACTGAAAGTAGTTAATCATTAAATTCGACTACACCCCCTCAGAAAATAGCGGATTGTACGACCGCTTTATATGGAATTAGCAGTCTCCAGTCTTTCCTATGACTTACCCGTAGAAAAGAAGCAGGATCTGTCGTTGTTATGGTTTCCTGTGAGTATATCGTCACCGCAATGCCATGGTCAGCTTTGCTCTGAAGTTCTGcgagtttcttttccaaaatatCTATCCTCTGTTCTTTCTCTGAGTGAACAGTGCATGTCATGATGCGTTGTCGTTCTCTAATGATTGATATAAGGGATTCGCATTCAGCATCAAGTAGGTCCTTAGCTTTCTTGCAAGTGTCCTGGAAAAAGaatctgaatgattttaaagctGAACCGAAAAACAAATGCATATGAAACAACAGA includes the following:
- the LOC139150460 gene encoding E3 ubiquitin-protein ligase Midline-1-like isoform X2, whose amino-acid sequence is MASGERSLDHHLSGELTCPVCLEIFQDPRKLPCEHDLCRQCAENLLRTGDGNGFNCPECRETVNVGDQGIDALRRNVRLKNIIDSLKRKNSDKGIRPRAQRVAIRSVRQKDENAELLSDICDEQKDTCKKAKDLLDAECESLISIIRERQRIMTCTVHSEKEQRIDILEKKLAELQSKADHGIAVTIYSQETITTTDPASFLRQYKDVKESISAATNDINVSLGEWETRCIPRDLQYEFNFNLVKTSLKNLNFCRRGIHDNQHSTDSVAKNGSQTGQQTRSGGYSKISFSLDPDTAHRDLKLTNKNLTVKWDALGARNRRVSNCDRRFVGAINPCVLADREIYGGICYWEATVKDCVQYRVGVISNSNINRKEQLGSNKFSWCLRNNYGSFKALHDGLEESIRVFDDPMSIGVYLDLNNKVLAFYDPPRKFLLHKWSDVPFGPGPITPAFYICKDGTLTIKTDLSVPFFCRDE
- the LOC139150459 gene encoding uncharacterized protein isoform X2: MMAAANLNLKGRTTTEGLECELTCPICMEIFNQPLKLPCEHDLCRRCAENLLHSQAVIRGRRPRAFRCPECREKVEVDGRGIDSLRRNVRLQNIIDRFVAARKDNTHGYRMGKTVDVAVGGDGCVNSELLLDSSTETSNRDGQQMKSLQQEKETLITEIDELCIANNEMEDFIEEMDNLRSLIRNLQTLKNRIVQVKRDVNSCLQEHMVEPELGFVVDFKLQKKVLEMLDIISSKPNIKLQIGELTSSVFAPAYIQVPQIPFVPLITVRNTTIPMATASFCPPGGVKSNSLPEFSSLVAAMTPTSADSSTISIPQVDANQLTSTESTSKSTTQLICRTPHLQMTGKPWTDNLLSPVKNPRTRPIFSLGDLTHNAAPLSVTMPTAQENSCRSEIPSRNEDLPSRGAIQSVKGTQNRGRRAKEMTNLIYDSKACNTDSACAMPLLVGAFSGPPTSVNNARHRVRPRTSPVHRNVDDRRQETFI
- the LOC139150459 gene encoding tripartite motif-containing protein 55-like isoform X1, yielding MMAAANLNLKGRTTTEGLECELTCPICMEIFNQPLKLPCEHDLCRRCAENLLHSQAVIRGRRPRAFRCPECREKVEVDGRGIDSLRRNVRLQNIIDRFVAARKDNTHGYRMGKTVDVAVGGDGCVNSELLLDSSTETSNRDGQQMKSLQQEKETLITEIDELCIANNEMEDFIEEMDNLRSLIRDNARKCTQLVNSEIESLISTIKQRQNVLIEKITKQEREKLVLVNNQIKMGKRLLDEGLNTALHIEDIVENYDNDSLIQNLQTLKNRIVQVKRDVNSCLQEHMVEPELGFVVDFKLQKKVLEMLDIISSKPNIKLQIGELTSSVFAPAYIQVPQIPFVPLITVRNTTIPMATASFCPPGGVKSNSLPEFSSLVAAMTPTSADSSTISIPQVDANQLTSTESTSKSTTQLICRTPHLQMTGKPWTDNLLSPVKNPRTRPIFSLGDLTHNAAPLSVTMPTAQENSCRSEIPSRNEDLPSRGAIQSVKGTQNRGRRAKEMTNLIYDSKACNTDSACAMPLLVGAFSGPPTSVNNARHRVRPRTSPVHRNVDDRRQETFI
- the LOC139150460 gene encoding E3 ubiquitin-protein ligase Midline-1-like isoform X1 is translated as MASGERSLDHHLSGELTCPVCLEIFQDPRKLPCEHDLCRQCAENLLRTGDGNGFNCPECRETVNVGDQGIDALRRNVRLKNIIDSLKRKNSDKGIRPRAQRVAIRSVRQKDENAELLSDICDEQKVTLSRDVALLSEKNGDLEKKIEILKEEIVHIEDTCKKAKDLLDAECESLISIIRERQRIMTCTVHSEKEQRIDILEKKLAELQSKADHGIAVTIYSQETITTTDPASFLRQYKDVKESISAATNDINVSLGEWETRCIPRDLQYEFNFNLVKTSLKNLNFCRRGIHDNQHSTDSVAKNGSQTGQQTRSGGYSKISFSLDPDTAHRDLKLTNKNLTVKWDALGARNRRVSNCDRRFVGAINPCVLADREIYGGICYWEATVKDCVQYRVGVISNSNINRKEQLGSNKFSWCLRNNYGSFKALHDGLEESIRVFDDPMSIGVYLDLNNKVLAFYDPPRKFLLHKWSDVPFGPGPITPAFYICKDGTLTIKTDLSVPFFCRDE